One window from the genome of Hyalangium ruber encodes:
- a CDS encoding SDR family oxidoreductase, whose protein sequence is MTLSRRGLMKGAAALGSLWAMGCASTKESGGGGGGSAPAAKKKILILGGTGFLGPALVELAQPRGHTLTLFNRGKTQPHLFPDVEKLQGDRDGNLKALEGRKWDAVIDTSGYVPRVVRASAELLAPNVEQYIFVSTISVYKDMANYGVDEDSPVATVEDEKTEDVSQHYGALKALSEKAAQAAMPGRAAVVRPGLIVGPGDPTDRFSYWPVRVARGGEVLAPGDGEDPVQFIDVKDLAAFILRLVETKDMGVYNATGPASGMPMRKLLEACKTANGGDASFTWADAAFLEEQKVRPWSDMPVWIPRSSEMKGMGRVSNARAEARGLTLRPVEDTARDTLAWFKTQPAERQAKMRSGLTPEREREVLAAWHQRQGSKAAAP, encoded by the coding sequence ATGACGTTGTCTCGCAGAGGTTTGATGAAGGGAGCGGCCGCGCTCGGCTCGCTCTGGGCGATGGGGTGTGCGTCCACCAAGGAGAGCGGCGGAGGAGGCGGCGGCTCGGCGCCCGCGGCGAAGAAGAAGATCCTCATCCTCGGCGGCACGGGCTTCCTCGGGCCGGCGCTGGTGGAGCTGGCCCAGCCTCGCGGCCACACCCTCACCCTCTTCAACCGCGGCAAGACGCAGCCCCACCTCTTCCCCGACGTGGAGAAGCTGCAGGGCGATCGGGACGGCAACCTCAAGGCCCTGGAGGGCCGCAAGTGGGACGCCGTCATCGACACCTCCGGCTACGTGCCGCGCGTGGTGCGGGCCAGCGCCGAGCTGCTCGCGCCCAACGTGGAGCAGTACATCTTCGTCTCCACCATCTCCGTCTATAAGGACATGGCGAACTACGGCGTGGACGAGGACTCGCCCGTGGCCACCGTGGAGGACGAGAAGACGGAGGACGTCTCCCAGCACTACGGCGCCCTCAAGGCCCTGAGCGAGAAGGCCGCCCAGGCCGCCATGCCCGGCCGCGCCGCCGTCGTGCGCCCCGGCCTCATCGTCGGGCCTGGAGATCCGACCGACCGCTTCAGCTACTGGCCGGTACGCGTGGCCCGTGGCGGCGAGGTGCTTGCCCCGGGGGATGGAGAGGATCCGGTGCAGTTCATCGACGTGAAGGACCTGGCCGCCTTCATCCTCCGCCTGGTGGAGACGAAGGACATGGGCGTCTACAACGCCACCGGTCCCGCCAGCGGCATGCCCATGCGGAAGCTGCTCGAGGCGTGCAAGACGGCCAATGGCGGAGACGCCTCGTTCACCTGGGCGGACGCCGCCTTCCTGGAGGAGCAGAAGGTGCGCCCCTGGTCGGACATGCCCGTGTGGATTCCCCGCTCCAGTGAGATGAAGGGCATGGGCCGGGTGAGCAACGCCCGGGCCGAGGCGCGCGGGCTGACGCTCCGCCCCGTGGAGGACACGGCGCGCGACACCCTGGCGTGGTTCAAGACGCAGCCGGCAGAGCGCCAGGCGAAGATGCGCTCGGGCCTCACGCCGGAGCGGGAGCGCGAGGTGCTCGCCGCGTGGCACCAGCGCCAGGGCTCCAAGGCCGCTGCCCCCTGA
- a CDS encoding NTP/NDP exchange transporter: MLKRFVDVREEEVGAVLWSFLYFFTLMCGYFILKPLRDAMGTAGGVKDLKALWTITFVVMLVAVPLFSALVSRWPRKRVIPLVYRFFLLNLLVFFVLLKLDVARETVARTFYVWLSVYNLFVVSIFWSFMADLFASEQGKRLFGFIAGGGTTGILIGLLLVRQFAVPLGPINLILVTVVLLELSAQCVRRLGHWAREVQFPPSTGEPVGGGVLAGLKLLVSSPFLMGLGLQTVFYTVTSSFLYILQVKLVDSVASGAAARTTAFANIELWVQGLTLVLQAFVTGRVISKLGLAVAMAVAPVLTGLGFLALAIMPAILLFIGVRSLRGASHYALERPSREVLFTTVTREEKYKAKNFIDTVVYRGGDVVGGWMEGGLTALGLGAGGVLLTAMPVAGLWLGISLYLARHPRVRRGTGVASLAPLTGDAPAR, translated from the coding sequence ATGCTCAAGCGATTCGTGGACGTGCGGGAGGAGGAGGTAGGGGCCGTCCTCTGGTCCTTCCTCTACTTCTTCACGCTGATGTGCGGCTACTTCATCCTCAAGCCGCTGCGTGACGCGATGGGCACGGCCGGCGGGGTGAAGGACCTCAAGGCGCTGTGGACCATCACCTTCGTGGTGATGCTGGTGGCGGTGCCGCTCTTCTCGGCCCTGGTGTCGCGCTGGCCACGCAAGCGCGTCATCCCCCTGGTCTACCGCTTCTTCCTGCTCAACCTGCTCGTCTTCTTCGTGCTGCTGAAGCTGGACGTGGCGCGAGAGACGGTGGCGCGCACCTTCTACGTCTGGCTCAGCGTCTACAACCTGTTCGTCGTCTCCATCTTCTGGAGCTTCATGGCGGACCTCTTCGCCAGCGAGCAGGGTAAGCGCCTGTTCGGCTTCATCGCCGGAGGCGGCACCACGGGCATCCTGATAGGGCTGCTGCTGGTGCGGCAGTTCGCCGTGCCGCTGGGGCCCATCAACCTCATCCTCGTCACGGTGGTGCTGCTGGAGCTCAGCGCCCAGTGCGTGCGCCGGCTCGGGCACTGGGCCCGCGAGGTGCAGTTCCCGCCCTCGACCGGAGAGCCCGTGGGCGGCGGGGTGCTCGCCGGCCTCAAGCTGCTGGTCTCCTCGCCCTTCCTGATGGGGCTGGGCCTGCAGACGGTCTTCTACACCGTCACCTCCTCCTTCCTGTACATCCTCCAGGTGAAGCTGGTGGACTCCGTGGCCAGCGGCGCCGCCGCGCGCACCACCGCCTTCGCCAACATCGAGCTGTGGGTGCAGGGGCTCACGTTGGTGCTGCAGGCCTTCGTCACCGGGCGCGTCATCTCCAAGCTGGGACTGGCGGTGGCCATGGCCGTGGCGCCGGTGCTCACCGGGCTGGGCTTCCTGGCCCTGGCCATCATGCCCGCCATCCTGCTGTTCATCGGCGTGCGCTCGCTGCGCGGCGCCTCGCACTACGCGCTGGAGCGGCCCTCGCGAGAAGTCCTCTTCACCACGGTGACCCGCGAGGAGAAGTACAAGGCCAAGAACTTCATCGACACGGTGGTGTACCGGGGCGGTGATGTGGTGGGGGGCTGGATGGAGGGCGGGCTCACCGCCCTCGGGTTGGGAGCGGGCGGGGTGCTGCTGACGGCCATGCCGGTGGCGGGGCTGTGGCTGGGCATCTCCCTGTACCTGGCCCGGCACCCCCGGGTCCGGCGCGGCACCGGGGTGGCCTCGCTGGCGCCGCTGACCGGCGATGCCCCGGCCCGCTAG